ATGAGGCCGTCCGATCTTATATTCTCCGGATTGTTTTATATCGCCGCTTTCAAAAAAATGCTTAAACGGGCCGCTTCGCATGTTGTTAACAAAGAATATTTCAGATTTTATTGATCCGGTTTCGTAATATATTTTCCAAATACCTTGCAATAAATTATTTATATATTCTCCTTCTTGAATTATTGTTCCCGTTTTTGAAAAATATGAATATTTACCGTTTTTGAATGTATCAGTTTCAGTAATAAATGCATAATATTCCTCTTTAATACAATTTCCTGTATCAATATAATATGTTTTAATGACCTCTTGACCGAAAACATATACAGAGAAGCAAAATAAAAAAATAAATATTGCGATTTTTCTTATCACTCTTTTTCTTCTTCTTTATCAAGTATTACTAATGTTTCTTTTAATCTTGTACCTTTTATCGTAGTTTTTATTCCGTAATCTAATAAAGCAACTAAAGAATATTTACCCGAAGGTAATGTTTCAGGCAAAGTAAATTTTACTTCTCTCGGATATCCGGGAAATGATTCAATTAAAATCGGATCAAATTCAAATTCTTCTCCGGAATTTAAATCTGAAGCGATAAATATTACTTTACATTTTGTAATTGCAGCTCCGGTGTTTTCAACAAATGCAGTAAATATTCGATCTTTACTTTCAGAATCATCTACTTCTTGAAGATGTTTAATATTCATTTTGGTTTCATAATTAGTAACAGGCAGTCTGTAAATTTGTACAGCAATTCTTCCGGTCAAACTAACAGAAGCGCTTAACTCTTTATCTGCATCAAATCCTGTTTGGACACGTGCAGTTTGAATATACATAACTGCCCAACGTGCCGTGTAATCATCTTCAGGTGCCTGCATCGTAATCTTTATTGGAATCTGTTCATTCGGATTAATATCAAAAAATGTTTTTTCAGGAGTTATCCATTCTGTACATGAACTCTTAGAAGAATTTCGTTTCATTGATTGTTTATTTCCGTTTATATCAACTACAAAATCCTCAAAAGTAATTGTAAAAGGTGTTTTAAAATTGGAATGATTTGTAATAGAAAGTACTTCTGACTGAGATTCACCCGGATCAACCATAAAATACATTTTTACCGGTGACACTTCAAAATCTTGTGCAAATAAAATTGCCGGAAAAAAAATTATTAGAAAAGTTAAAAATAAATTAATATTTCGCATATTTTTACAGTTAATAAAAAAAATTAGGTTTTAATTTCCAAATTTAAAAATTATTTCTTAATTTACATAATTAATTAAATACAATATATTATAAAAAATTTGAAATAAAATTTCTTATTGGTAAAATTCTCATTAATCTGCATAATTTTTGCAGTTTAGTTTTATGTATTTATTATTTATTACTTTTGCCGCATTCCTGCTTTCGTAAGACAGGGAACAGCAAGTTAAAAAATAACTTCCTGTAAATAGGGATGATCTTTCCCTAACTTGTTACAGGAAACTGTTAATTTGGATGTTAAGAATTATTTTAACTTGTTTGTTTTATTTTAAAAACACTAAAATTATGAATAATTATAAATTTCATATTGTTCCTAAATTACTGTTAATAATAACGCTAATTTTTTTCAGTTCTTATTCTTTTTCTCAATTATCTGAAAAAGATCAAAAAAAATTAGATGAATTTCTTGAATCTGCTGCTGACTACACTAAAAATGAAGAAATTGAAAAAGCTGCTGTATCTTATTATAAAGCGGGTATTTTTTGTATTGAAAAGAATAAAAATAAAGAAGCGATACCTTATATGAAAGAATCTGCTAAACTTTATGCTCAAATTAAGAATTATGAAAAAGTTATGAAGATATACAGTAATATCGGATTGCTGTTTGCAAACATTGATGATTATGATAAATCGCTGTTATATTTCCAAAGCAGTTTAAAAATAAGAAAAAATCTCGGTGAAGAAGCTCAAATTGCATCCGGATTATTAGACTTGGCTTATGTTTTATCTGTACAAAAAAAATATAAAGACGCAATATTAAATGTAATTAAAGCACTTGATATATCGTCTGAAATACAAAATTCTAAATTAATGTTGATCAGTTACAGAATGCTTGCCGAAAACTATCAAAAAATTGGAAATGAACAAAAAGCAGGTGAATATCTTAACAAATTTGTTTCATTCAGACAATATTATAAAAAAAATGTTACAGAAGAAATGGTAAGCGATGAGCGTGTAAAAACTATTGCCGAATTAAGCATTAAAGATGCAGAAGCAAGAGCAAAACAGTTGGAATACGAGTTAATGATGAAAGATAAAGAATTAGCAGAAGATACCTTAAAAAGTAAAATAAAAGCAAAAGAAGATTCTTTAGCAATATCAGAAGCAAGATTTTTAATGGCAAAAAGTGAAAAAGACCGCCTTGAAACAGAAAAAAAATTGGCAAAAATTCAACAAGAACAAGACCAACTACAAGACCGAGCAAAACGAAGGCTGACATTTTCAATTTTTGCAGGTATAATTATAGTTATTGTATTAATTTCTGTAGGATTATTACTTAATATTAGAAAAAGTAAGAAACACAATAAAATGCTTACTTCAACTAATAAAAAAATTGCTGAACAAAATAAAAATATTGAATTGAAAAATGAAGAGCTTACTGATGCTTTTCAAAAAATTGATGAACAAAATAAGGACATTAACTCCAGTATTGATTATGCCGTAAATATTCAAAGTTCACTATTACCTGCACAAGAAAATCTAAACAAATTTATTAAAGATTCTTTTATATTATTTAAACCGAGAGACAAAGTAAGTGGAGACTTCTATTGGTTTAAAGATGCATATATTTCTAACGGAACAGGAGGTACTCACAGAAAAGTATATATATCGGCAATTGATTGTACCGGACACGGTGTTCCCGGTGCTTTTCTCTCAATGATGAGTTATAACTTGTTGGACAATATAATTGACGAGAAACATGTTTATAAACCCGGAGAAATTTTAGACGAATTGCATAAAGGAGTAAGAAAAACTTTAAGACAAGAAGAAACTGCTAATCGAGACGGTATGGATATGGCATTATGCAGTTATGATCCCGAAAATAATATATTAGAATTTGCCGGAGCAAAAAACCCTTTAATCTATATGAAAGACGGCAAAATATATCGTTTAAAAGGAAATATTAAACCCATAGGAGGTATCATTCATCAAAAAAGTGAAGAAAAATATTTTAACAATAATATAATTAAAATTGACAGCCCTACTACAGCTTATATGTTTTCTGACGGCTTTGCAGATCAAGTAGGAGAAGAAACCGGGCGTAAGCTCATGACCAAGTTTTTCAGGAACTTACTGGCAGAAATTCATGAAAAACCTATGGATGAACAACGAGAAATATTAGATTTATTTTTAAAAAAATGGCAAGGAAATACAGAACAAATTGATGATATTATTGTTATAGGTTTCAAACTTTACCCAAATAAAATTTGATAATCAAATATTTATATATACTTTTACTTATTAATTCAGATTTTTTTAACTATTTAAAACTAAAGTATCATGAAAAAACTAACTATTACTTTATTAGCAGTTATCTTTTCAATAGGAGCTGCTATTTCTCAGCCTATATCTGATATGGGTATTATACCTGTCGGTATAACTTTAAATTCAATATTAAGACTGAATATTACAAACGGCGGTAGTATTGAATATGTAGTTAATACAATGGACCAATATACCAACGGTGTACCAAACGGACCTGAATATACTACCAGTTTTACAGTAGCTTCTTCTGTTGATTTTGATATTGATTTATCTACAGATGCTGCAGCATTTACCGGAGTAGATAATGCCGCAGCTCCAAATACCATGGCTTTGGGTTATTTAGGTTATGGATTAACTTATGACGGTACAGGTGCAGCAGTTGATTATGCTTTTCTTCCTGCTATAGGTGCAGTAGCTCCTTTAGCAGCCGGTCCCGTTTCTATTATTACAGGTGGTGCCGGTGTTTCTGCAGGAGATATCAATAAAAATGCTTTTTCCATCTTATGGGAATTAGGTACTGTTAACACAACGAATCCGCTTCTCGGAATTACGTCTGACAGATATGTAGTTAACGTATTTCTTGAGTTACAAGGTAAATAATATATATATGTCAACTATCCCAATTATTCAAATCAAGATTAATTGGGATATAACTATTTTTGAATATATATTTATTTATATAGTTATATTATAGCTATGGTAAAATACTTGATTAGGATATTTATTGTTGTTGTTACTCTGTTAATTTTAAGATTGAGTATCCAAGGTCAACAAACTACCGCAAGATTAACGATTAATTCCGGAGGCTCTGTTAATTTTTATGTTAATACATTTGATAAATATCAAAACGGTATTACTTATAATAATTGGACAACTGTTACAGTATATTTTATTGACACTTTAGCCGGTGCCATACCAACCGGAATGCTTTGGAAATTAGATGTAAAAGCAATGGCCGGTAACATTAGCGGTACTCTCGGAAATTTGAACTTGAATACAGTTGAACTCGTTGCTACACACGGAGGGGGACCTGCTGCTACTTTCTCTCCTGTATTTGCATTAAGTGCAATAGATCAAAGTCTTGTAACTGCCGGTGCACAAACAAATGTTGCTGTTCCGGTTTTAACTACAGTAAATATTACATATCATTGCGGAAAAAGTATAACAGTTGCGGATAACTCCTTACTTGGGAAAATGCCTGATTATTATGCTGTTGATATACAATTAACACTTCGTGAAGATTAACTTATTCCTAATCAGTTATTATATTATTGCTTAATCAATAATTATTACAAATTATTAGGATTTTAAATGGTAGTTTTGTTAAGATATTTGTTAATTTCTATTATCTTCATTATAATTAATACTGAAATTAAGGGTCAAACTGATTTCAGTAAGAATGATTTGGAAATTAGATTTTTTAAGGATAATGTGGAAATCAAACCGGGCAAATCCTTTTTCAATATACTTTCGATAAAAAACAAATCCGACAGAAACATTGAATTCAATGTTCAATTTAATACACCAAAGGGTTGGGAAATAATCGGAAATGCCTTTGAAAAATACTCCCTTCCGGCTCATGAAAATATCAATCTTCCTGTAAGAGCAGCTGTTTCCAAGGATGCAAAAGGCGGAGTCGGATATGTAATAGTTGCATCTGTTACCGATAAAAAAGGGGCAACTGTTGCAACTGAATATAGTTTCTCAAATTTACCTGTTGAATCTGACGTTCAAGTAAAAACTTCCAAAAGTTCTTTATATTTCGATCATAAAGATTTGAGTTCTTCATTTACTGTTAATTTTAATAATACCGGAAATATTGATGAAATTGTTAATGTTAAACTTGTTCCCGAGAATTCAATATCCGTTGAAGGTTCTCAAGATAATATACTTATTGAAGATGTTACAGTTCCGGTTAGTGAGTCTAAGGAAGTTTCTTATAATATCAATCTTAAAGAGGATGTTGATTTTCAAAAATTTCAATTTCACAGAGTTAATCTTTTTTTCAATTTAACTGATACTGTGATTAATCGTACAGTTTGGTTCAAATATTTAGATTGGAAATTCGAAAATGTTTTTTCTAACAATGAAAAGCCTTTAAATCTTGAAGCTACTGCTTATAACCTTTTCAATAAAGGCAAAACTTTATATAGATTCAGAGTTTACGGGAAAATTCTTTTAAAGAATAAAAGAGACATCAGATATTCTTTTGAAAATATAAACAGGGACAGTTATAGTAATAGTTTATGGGTCAACAGTAGATTTCTTGTGCAATTAAATACACCCAAAACAATGATATATATTGGTGATAATACAAGAAACTATGAACAGAATATGAATGGCAGAGGAATATCAATAGCTCAAAAGATCAAAAACAGAAGTGAGATTTCCGGTACTGTTACAAGAAGACTAACCCGAGATGTAAATAAGTTCGGAACTTCTTTCAATCATCGTTTTAAAATTCCTCTTTC
The window above is part of the Bacteroidales bacterium genome. Proteins encoded here:
- a CDS encoding SpoIIE family protein phosphatase, which translates into the protein MNNYKFHIVPKLLLIITLIFFSSYSFSQLSEKDQKKLDEFLESAADYTKNEEIEKAAVSYYKAGIFCIEKNKNKEAIPYMKESAKLYAQIKNYEKVMKIYSNIGLLFANIDDYDKSLLYFQSSLKIRKNLGEEAQIASGLLDLAYVLSVQKKYKDAILNVIKALDISSEIQNSKLMLISYRMLAENYQKIGNEQKAGEYLNKFVSFRQYYKKNVTEEMVSDERVKTIAELSIKDAEARAKQLEYELMMKDKELAEDTLKSKIKAKEDSLAISEARFLMAKSEKDRLETEKKLAKIQQEQDQLQDRAKRRLTFSIFAGIIIVIVLISVGLLLNIRKSKKHNKMLTSTNKKIAEQNKNIELKNEELTDAFQKIDEQNKDINSSIDYAVNIQSSLLPAQENLNKFIKDSFILFKPRDKVSGDFYWFKDAYISNGTGGTHRKVYISAIDCTGHGVPGAFLSMMSYNLLDNIIDEKHVYKPGEILDELHKGVRKTLRQEETANRDGMDMALCSYDPENNILEFAGAKNPLIYMKDGKIYRLKGNIKPIGGIIHQKSEEKYFNNNIIKIDSPTTAYMFSDGFADQVGEETGRKLMTKFFRNLLAEIHEKPMDEQREILDLFLKKWQGNTEQIDDIIVIGFKLYPNKI